A stretch of Rhododendron vialii isolate Sample 1 chromosome 4a, ASM3025357v1 DNA encodes these proteins:
- the LOC131322533 gene encoding FT-interacting protein 1: protein MHPQATPNHQDDFKLKDTHPKLGERWPHGGIRGGGGWISSDRATSTYDLVEQMYYLYVRVVKGKDLPVNPVTGSCDPYVEVKLGNYRGKTKHFEKRTNPEWNQVFAFSKDKIQSSVLEVYLRDREMVGRDDYVGKVVFDMNEVPTRVPPDSPLAPQWYRLEDRQGQSKVRGDIMLAVWMGTQADEAFPEAWHSDAASVQGEGVFSVRSKVYVSPKLWYLRVNVIEAQDVETPDKTQLPQVFVKAQVGNQILKTKLCPTRTTSPFWNEDLIFVAAEPFEEQLVLTVENKASLSKDELVGRVSLPLTTFEKRLDHRPVHSRWFNLERFGFGALEGDRRHELKFATRIHLRACLEGAYHVLDESTMYVSDTRPTARQLWKQPIGILEVGILSAQGLLPMKTKDRTTDAYCVAKYGLKWVRTRTILDSFNPKWNEQYTWEVYDPCTVITLGVFDNRHLGGAERSAAAKDSRIGKVRIRLSTLETDRIYTHSYPLIVLQTSGLKKMGELQLAFRFTCLSLANIIYLYGHPLLPKMHYLHPFTVSQLDTLRYQAMIIVGARLGRAEPPLTKEVVEYMLDVDSHMWSMRRSKANFFRIVSLFSGIMSMSRWLGEVSHWKNPVTSVLVHVLLFILICYPELILPTVFLYMFIIGLWNFRFRPRHPPHMDTKLSWAEAVHPDELDEEFDTFPTSKQQDIVRMRYDRIRSVAGRIQTVVGDMATQGERFQSLLSWRDPRATSLFVILCLIVAVALYVTPFKIVVLVAGLFFLRHPRFRSKLPSVPSNFFRRLPARADSML from the coding sequence ATGCATCCACAAGCAACACCAAACCACCAAGATGACTTCAAACTGAAGGACACCCACCCCAAGCTCGGGGAGCGGTGGCCACATGGAGGTATCCGGGGCGGAGGCGGGTGGATTAGTAGCGACAGGGCGACAAGCACCTATGATCTCGTCGAACAGATGTACTATCTTTATGTCAGAGTTGTTAAAGGCAAAGATCTTCCGGTAAACCCAGTAACCGGAAGCTGCGACCCCTACGTAGAAGTGAAGCTGGGGAACTACAGAGGGAAAACTAAACACTTTGAGAAGAGAACGAATCCTGAATGGAACCAGGTTTTCGCCTTCTCAAAAGACAAGATTCAGTCTTCGGTTCTGGAAGTTTACCTCAGAGACAGGGAGATGGTGGGGAGAGATGATTACGTCGGGAAGGTGGTGTTCGACATGAACGAGGTGCCTACTAGGGTCCCGCCGGATAGCCCCCTGGCACCTCAATGGTATAGACTAGAGGACCGACAAGGGCAAAGCAAGGTGAGAGGAGACATCATGCTTGCAGTTTGGATGGGTACACAAGCAGATGAAGCCTTCCCGGAGGCATGGCATTCGGACGCCGCTTCAGTCCAAGGAGAAGGCGTTTTCAGCGTCAGATCGAAGGTTTACGTTTCGCCTAAACTTTGGTACCTCAGAGTCAACGTAATCGAAGCACAAGACGTGGAAACACCGGACAAAACCCAGCTCCCGCAGGTCTTCGTCAAGGCTCAAGTCGGAAACCAGATACTGAAAACCAAGTTGTGTCCAACCAGAACAACCAGTCCTTTCTGGAACGAGGATCTAATCTTTGTTGCAGCAGAGCCTTTCGAAGAGCAGCTGGTGCTCACGGTTGAAAACAAAGCGAGCCTGTCCAAAGATGAGCTGGTGGGGAGGGTGAGCTTGCCACTGACCACGTTCGAGAAGCGATTGGACCACCGACCGGTTCATTCTCGGTGGTTCAACCTCGAAAGATTTGGATTCGGCGCGTTGGAGGGAGACAGGAGGCATGAGCTCAAGTTTGCAACCAGGATTCATCTCAGAGCCTGTCTCGAGGGCGCTTACCATGTACTAGACGAATCCACTATGTACGTAAGTGACACCCGGCCCACTGCTCGGCAGCTGTGGAAGCAGCCCATAGGAATCCTTGAAGTAGGCATCTTGAGCGCGCAGGGACTTCTGCCGATGAAGACAAAGGACAGAACTACGGACGCTTACTGTGTGGCGAAATATGGGTTGAAGTGGGTGAGAACCAGAACTATTCTCGACAGCTTCAATCCAAAGTGGAACGAGCAGTACACATGGGAGGTTTATGATCCTTGCACAGTGATCACTTTGGGAGTTTTCGATAACCGTCACTTGGGAGGAGCTGAGAGATCTGCAGCTGCAAAGGACTCGAGAATCGGAAAGGTAAGAATCCGGCTTTCAACCTTGGAAACGGATCGGATATACACTCACTCTTACCCACTTATTGTCCTACAAACGTCCGGACTGAAGAAGATGGGCGAACTCCAATTAGCCTTCCGGTTCACTTGCTTGTCTCTGGCAAACATAATATATCTCTATGGGCACCCCTTGCTCCCCAAAATGCACTATCTCCATCCTTTCACTGTGAGCCAGTTAGACACTTTGAGGTATCAGGCGATGATCATTGTGGGGGCGAGGCTTGGCCGAGCAGAGCCTCCTCTGACGAAAGAAGTTGTGGAATACATGTTGGATGTGGATTCTCACATGTGGAGCATGAGAAGAAGCAAGGCCAACTTTTTCCGGATCGTTTCGCTGTTTTCGGGAATAATGTCTATGAGCAGATGGCTAGGTGAAGTGTCCCATTGGAAGAATCCGGTCACTTCAGTTCTAGTCCATGTCCTACTTTTCATTTTGATCTGCTACCCAGAATTGATACTCCCGACGGTCTTCCTTTACATGTTTATAATAGGACTGTGGAATTTTCGGTTCAGGCCAAGACATCCTCCACATATGGATACTAAACTCTCATGGGCAGAAGCAGTTCACCCGGACGAACTGGATGAAGAGTTTGACACGTTCCCCACGTCAAAACAACAAGATATAGTGCGGATGAGGTATGATAGGATTCGAAGCGTTGCTGGAAGGATTCAGACGGTGGTGGGAGACATGGCAACACAGGGGGAGAGATTTCAGTCTCTCCTTAGCTGGAGAGACCCTAGAGCAACCAGTCTGTTCGTAATTTTGTGCCTTATCGTGGCAGTGGCGCTCTACGTGACACCGTTTAAGATCGTGGTTTTGGTCGCGGGTTTGTTTTTTCTACGGCACCCCAGGTTTCGAAGCAAATTGCCATCAGTCCCCAGCAACTTCTTCAGGAGATTGCCGGCTCGAGCTGATAGCATGCTTTGA